In the Nomascus leucogenys isolate Asia chromosome 5, Asia_NLE_v1, whole genome shotgun sequence genome, one interval contains:
- the LOC100587665 gene encoding histone H2B type 3-A-like, with product MANSPAAPHPRSSRPSGYLAMPEPSRAAPASKKGSKKVITKAQKKDGKKRKRGRKESYSIYVYKVLKQVHPDTGISSKAMGIMNSFVNDIFERIASEASRLAHYNKRSTITSREVQTAVRLLLPGELAKHAVSEGTKAVTKYTSSK from the coding sequence ATGGCAAATAGCCCTGCCGCCCCGCATCCGCGTTCGTCTAGGCCCTCTGGTTACCTCGCCATGCCGGAGCCATCGCGGGCGGCTCCGGCTTCTAAAAAGGGCTCCAAGAAGGTCATTACCAAAGCGCAGAAGAAGGACGGCAAGAAGCGCAAGCGCGGCCGCAAGGAGAGCTATTCTATCTACGTGTACAAGGTGCTGAAGCAGGTGCACCCCGACACCGGCATCTCGTCCAAGGCCATGGGCATCATGAACTCCTTCGTCAATGACATCTTCGAGCGCATCGCCAGCGAGGCCTCCCGCCTGGCGCACTACAACAAGCGCTCCACCATCACGTCCCGCGAAGTGCAGACGGCCGTGCGCCTGCTGCTGCCCGGCGAGCTGGCCAAGCACGCCGTGTCCGAGGGCACCAAGGCTGTCACCAAGTACACCAGCTCCAAGTGA